AAGCAAAATAATGTCTCAGCTAGCttgctgatttattttgaaacgtGACGTCACAGCCGTCGGCGCTGTggcgctgtgattggctgagaccTCTCTGTGGATGCATCTCAGTAATTTGTCGCCTCGCGGCCTTAACCGGTCTATAAATAGGTCGCCTTTCAGTCGGAGgttagtgtttgtttttatttgacgACATTTTAAGTCTAGTAACACTGGGcaaattttttttaaccaaaaaaaaataaacaaacctgCCCCGGAAGTTGTTCGTGCACGTGCCACGTCAGAGCTACAGGAGTGTTTCCATCAGTGGTTCAGTCTGTGAGCAGCTTCCAGCAGTTTGTTCTTGCTGTCAACATGCTGTTTCTGGGACTgagctgtttgctgctgcatgTGTGCGTGGTGTTTGGGACTGAGCTCACATTTGAGCTGCCTGACAACGATAAACAATGTTTCTACGAGGAGCTAGAACAAGACGTAAAGTTTGAAATAGACTTTCAGGTAAGTAACTCGGACAGCTTCATCACCTCCACAAGTGTGTATGTACAAGATGCTGCAAGTTATTCTTTTGATTGTAGTTTGTTAGTTGAGCGTGGTCTGTCTGCCTTTTTTGGAAAGGAAGAACAGGCATAGTTTTAGTTCTTCACATAACTTCAGCATGTATCTGTATTTATGAGGTGACTATTTGGTAATGACCCCTTATTAACTTTACCTGTTGTTTAATAACACAGTTAAATTCAGGAAAACTTGTTTTGGTAAAGGTTTTCTCAGCCAGAGTTACCTGCCTAACTGGTTTGCTGCTAAACCAGAGTGAGCCATTTCAGCATTACACAATCCATATGTTACAACCTAACAACATACAGTGTTACAACTGTTGTGTTATGCATATGCTCTGTAATCCACACATtgtgttttctcttcttttaGGTCATTGCTGGAGGCAACTATGATGTGGACTGCTTCGTCACTGATCCTTTCAACAATGTCCTATATAATGAGAAGAAGAAGCAATATGACAGCTTCTCTCACACCACAGCCATGAAGGGAGTCTACAAGGTCTGCTTCAGCAATGAGTTCTCCACTTTCACACATAAGACAGTGTACCTGGAGTTCCGACATGGAGATGAGGAGCCTCTCATGCAGAACATGAATGGACCTACAGCACTGACTCAGGTAAGTCTGAGGAACTGGTTTACAAGTATGCTTGAGGAAGAAGGTGCCTTGAATCTGTCTGTTGTAGTGGAAACACTCTAAAGGGCCAGACTTTGGCTGCTCCAGTGTACAAGTGGGTATAAGTGaattcacacacactgtaaagtgtcactaaaatatgttttgcctTTAAGTTATGGCAAGACATTTGTTTGTATCCTGCTGCTTGGCTTACAGTTTCTGAGAGGAAACATTCTTTGCCAATAGTGTTGTGCTGAGTAAGTGAGGTGAACTAATCAGCTGGTGTGGAGATAGCAAATGCAGCACACCCCTTTCTGTTGCATTGATGTTAGTTTGGTTTCAGAGGTTGGACACTAGGTGGAGCCAGAGCTGGTCTTATTTAACATTACATACAACTTTTATATCCTGAGAGAAATTGCTGAGCAGCAGTCTCAATACAAACGTGGAGCAAATATATTAAGACGTCAAATATAAAAGTCTTAGATAACAAGTATCACTGCAAATGTTGTATTAACCATGGCTGGTTCCTTTTGGCAAGTCTTTTAATGAACTGTCTTCACCCCACATTACCAGAAACACCCAGGTACAGGGGTGTAAATCTAGGCAGTGCAGGtagtgtggttgcactggggcctgtgggGTGGAGGGTTGTGATTGCCACCTGGAAATacgcctgtgttcaaagaagaactagCGTTAAATCAAAAATGGTGCTATTTTCCTTTTGTAAAATAGTATCAGTCcataacaaaattatatgcttaCTATACATAAACCATAAAACCTATAATTTacctataaaaataaatatctagTTTAACAAATAATTTCCTATTTTCAttgtagtttttgtcacatacaggtATGTACTGATGATTGCTAGGTAGTATGTACATTGATGTTGCCCAATATCAGGTGTCTGTAACCTCATGTGACAAGACAATACCATTTACAGATGCTAATTTAGGTACCAAATCActcaagactgacaagctggGCACATCTGCAAGTGGATATAACATAAAAGTGACAGTAAGACAAGGGTAATGTTTACAGTAcatatgtatgtgtattttgGTCACTTCAAGTCGGGAGGCTTGTGGCACAAATGTGGAAAGTTGAAGTGAATCTGTTAACTGTTTTATGCATGGTGGTCACTATAGTGGACAGCTATTTGAAAGCTGTTTTCTTGTATATGCAAGGGTTTTGATGCTATAGATGCATATAAGCCACATGCATCACACACTTCCACCCACTGGCCAGTACAGCTCAAGAATATCTTGCCAATCCTTCTATAATAGGAGACCCTTTCAAGTAAATGCCATTTGGTAACATCTAAGGTATAATACAGTTCTTAAAATTTCAAAGTATTGATTTTATGTTTGGAGGAAATTACGATGAATCAGCTGTCTGCTAAACTGGACATCAGGCATCACTGGCTTTATTTCAACAACAATTAATACTATTTCTGCAACTTAGTTGTCCTTGAAAATACTTTAGAGTGTAACCTGCAGTTTttgtaacaaaaacaatattttgacttactttttggaaaaaaaaaaatacagttcaaCAGAGGGTGATGTGTATGAGCAAACAGAATGAATGGGGGAGGGTGTGACAGGAGGGAGGAGTAGAAAGAGGGGGGAGAGGCTGGGGAATCAGGAGCATGGGTCAATGCTTTTGTATTGCATTGATCAGTATTAGAATATGTTGAAATATGTGAACACACTAATTTATcagcactaaaatatgttttttatagtTTCACATAATATATAATTATTTCATGGGATTATCTGCAGTTTGAAATTTAAATACATGCTGTCCACCCAAGAGAACATGTACAAAAAACTCCTTGAATCCTTTATTTTTTCagaatttaaatttattttttgatgcctaaagaggaataaaaacactcaggaaaaaaaaaactcttgacTGAGGAAGTCATAATTTGTGCATGCAAGGGATAAAGAGCACTTTGGATAGTATAATCCAgtgtttgcatatgtgtgtgactgtgaccCTCCCTCCACTGTACGTTTTGCCCCAGGTCATTTCTTTGCTTTTGATTAATTTGTGTTGCTCTTTCTACTTTCAGTTGGAGTCGTCATGTGTCTCCATTCACGAGATCCTGAAAGTGGTGGCTGACTCGCAGACATGGTACAGACTGAGAGAGGCACACGACCGCACAAAAGCCGAGCATCTCCTCGAGCGGGTGACCTACTGGTCCATCGGAGAAACCGTCCTGCTGTTCGTCATTGGCATCGGTCAAGTCATGTTGCTCAAGAGCTTCTTCACTGACAAGAAAGGCTCTGTGGCAGCCTCCACTTAAAACGTGTAGCCTTGATGTGCCCTCAGGTGGAACCTCGTCAATGTGAACACATGAGTGCTTCTGGAGATTAGCACACGTCTTGTAGTATTTTCCACATACCTGTTTTGTTGAATggatagtttttattttttcctgccTACCAAGTATCAGACAAACCTCTGTATACCTTtgtcatgtctgtgtttgttcagAACAAGCTGTATAAAGAAGAAACAACACTCACACTGTACTGAAAATGAGATTAACACCTGTCAACCTTGCACagattatttattatattttgatgtACAACATAAAGCAGGTTTGATTTGTCAGTTATTGACCCAGATTGTTTTACAGTAGGACCTGGACAGTGATTACATCAGATGTTGTGGCACATCAGTTGTTTATGAATGTTAGTTGTAATTGTTTTATAGTGTGTATCATGTTGTTGCCTTAATTTATGTGCAAAAAATTGTTGTGACGAGGTGTAGCTTGAGAGCTCTGCATCCCTCCTGCTCTCATGTGTCTCATACAAAGTGCCTTAAGaaatctttttcttcttttaatacCAAGTTGAAAGTTTACAGTTTTGATTTGTGTGTCACGTAGCATACTGTTGACTGATTTGATTCTCATGTTTTACATTTGGGTGCAACTACAAGTCCATGCCATTTCATTAAGAGATTATGTTAAATGGACATTGTTACTTGACCGATCATTATGGATTTTCCTTTTTCACCAAGAAAGTTATGCTTGCAGCCATATTTGTTAATCTGTCTCTTTGTTATCTGTAAAACCTGTCAGCAGATTTCAATAAAATTTGGTGGAGAGTAATTTCTGACTGAGACATAAATCCCATTTCTTAACATTGTCTACGGTATTTATGATTTGCATTTTGAGTCTTTTGGGTATTTGGCACTATTGAGATGCCAATTCCAGCTGAAGatcaataaaaatgtatttttaattttaaaagatAACTCAAGATCACATATGTTATTAAAATTAGAAACTTAAGACATTTATGCAGCTTGGCAGATATCATCTCAGTGTTTTCTAATTGACAGATGAACCACATATTACAGGAGATGATTAAGCTGTTTTTGGCTGACTCAGGCCCTCAATTATACAGATTGGGTATGAATGATGCTAAATGAGTTTGTGTATTACAATGTACAAATTCAGTCCTATATGTAGGCCAGGCACATTTAAGCAGATGTTGATAAAGCAGAAAGTATGTACAGACTGAATAAAAGCTCCTAAACTTTTATACTAACATACAAAGGAAGAAATAATCCACCTGGGCaatattgaaaatgttttgtgatagGGAGGGGGGAAATAATTCAAAAGCAAAATTGAATCTaagaaaacatgttgaaaaatatgtgtatttcaGAGTGTGGGTGGGTTTATGGAATGGGTTAGATGAAGAGTTAAAGGGAAGCACAACTATAGAGCACTTTAAAAATATGTACAGACCGTATATTTAGGAGGTATGCCGATGAAGAGGGTGGATACTGATGggttagtttatttatttgtctggGCTTGGCTGAGATGGGGTTTGTATATTTAATATCTAAGGCAGTTgttcatttatatatattaatagtTGTAAATAAGTTTGGGATAGTTGTTGacaatttccctttttaatgaGACATGAATACTGAGCAGGGGGTAGAATTATTAAAGTGTACACTTCTTCCTACTCATTTTTGAGCATGTCTGTTGATGTTTTGCTCAAAATTAATTCAGCTTCTATAATTACTAAACAGACAATGTCTTTACTCTGGTGGGTCTACACCAGGTTTCCCAATATGATAAAAAGCTGCCAGTTAAAAGTTCGGGAGCTATAATGCAGTTTACTCTGCTTTTAATCTCACGTGAGTTTTTTTAACATGCAAGAATGATTTTGGTCTCTAGATATAGATGTCTTTACTCATCCAGTATATTTGTAATAGTGACAAGTAACTAGGCCCTTTATTTAAGCACTGTTAAGTATAATGTTGAGctacttttcattttctgccagtttataCTTCAACCCCACTCCATTattaatgaaaatattgtactttttactttttattcatttttatttatttactttttattcatgtgataattaaaatacatttgcaGGTTAATAATGTGGaatataatcaacaaataaattatgacGTATTATTTTGGATATAAATTCGCAAGCAACTCattgataaaataattaaaatgagctccaaaGTTGCCATTAGCAACGTGAAAATGATGTACAGTAAGCACTGGCGCCATTCTGCGTAaggagtacttttactttcggtactatattttgatgctaatacgtttgtacttttacttaagtaacattttgaattcgtaagtttttcttttaactgGACTTTTGTACACTGTGttgttgccatttttacataGGTGAGATACGTGCGTACTTCTCCACCTCTGACGGcgagggggaaaaaagtacaCTTGATTCCGGAAACGGGAGGGCGGAAGAAGGGTTGGACTTTAAACCCGCAGTGAACTCACCGTAGGGTCCTCAGAGAGTATACTAGATTCTGATTGGCCCGGAGTCGACATTGCTGGCCAATCACAGTAGAGCGTGCTCTCACCAAGCTGACGTGGTGGTGTTTTTACGTCAGTCGTCACCAGTTTACCGGGCTTTACCTGCGTGTTGTCCATTCATAACGACAGAAGGTCCAGTGGTCGTGGTCCTAACTGTTATCAGTTCCTCCTGAACATGGCGGGTTACCTGAAAGCTCTGACGACCGTGACAAGAAGTGCAGCCGCTGCGCTGTCGCACAACCCCGCAGTGCTCTCACCGGCCGCCGTCTGTCATCAGAAGTCTCAACAGAGGAACTGTAAGTCAGCCGCCCACCAAAACcacaagaaaaatattttactgcAGTGCGACATTACAGTCTCACAGCCATGTTTACCGCATTAATGTGGCTGTGTAACATAAGTTACAGTACGGACTGAGTGAGTGTTTATGAATAAGCACTACGAGTAGTACGTGACAGTGGAAACCGTCAAGGTTGCTGATTGGCAAATAGCTATGAATCATACATACAAGAGACTGGACGAAATTGTTTTCATTTACCtctaaatttaaaaataaaactcgGGGCAGAATAGAAAGTTACAACTACATAACAGAAAAAACTTAAAGGTGAAACATACAAAAGTCTTTATCATGCTGAACACTGAATAACACGTGAACAGTGGAGGAACAATTGTTAGTATGCAGCAGGTATGAGTAATAATCTAATTTGTAACTGTCTGGTGCCAGCCTGTCGTGTCATAGGATTCTACCTATGTGTCACGTACATAAAGGTCTGGGCAGGTAATAACTGCTATTAAAGCAGTCATCTAATCCATGGTCACTGTCTGGCAGAGTTTCACTGTCTCAGTGAGAATGAACTCTTTGTAACTGAGTAGTGAAAGTGATATAAAACCAAATGCAGGTGTTTTAAAGCTAGTAGTTTTTGACATGCTGATGAGCTTTCCCACAGGAATTTGAGTTATAAGACTTTGGGAACAGTCACACATCAGCCAGACTGAACTCAAGAATCAAGAAGTGTAATACAATGAAGTAGTTGCAATCTAAAGCTATGAAAATTATGACTATGATAATGTGTGAAGATGACCATCCAGCTACATTAAAGGAtaagtttggtattttccaacctggaccctattttctagggatgcacaataatatcagtACGTCATCAGCATCAttcgatattggctttaaaatgaaatatcggACTTGACTAACACACTTTTTcctaatttgcacaatgaatgaatataacatacattaaaaacttgtatttcatgtctccatagCTGGTGGGACATCACGATtaaagtatgcatgcataatatgatgttaattccactacagaagagacttgatcactaaaattagggaGGGAAAAGAGTGGATGTATTGATATCGCTATCAGGTATCGGTAATAGGTCTAATCAGTTGTTAAATATATCAGCAAATCGGAAAATggcagtatttttatttatttatttgaaattggtggcacagtggtgcagtggtgagtgttgttgcctcacagcaagagggttcctggttcaaaccctaGGGTGGGGGACTTTGCATGCTCTCTCCATGTCACTGTGGGTTTTCTTCACGTACTCCCAAcgtcctcccacagtccaaagacatacaggttagGCTAACTGGCGTCTCTAATTTGGCTGTGGGCGTAAATATGAGCGtgtcttgcccagtgtcagctgggacaggctccagccccctgtgacccttaacaggataagctgttatggaaaatgaatgaatgaatgacatgaaagtttttgaaattggtccagtattacatgagagcactgcagctggtatttaaacaggctgcaatgtaccCACGTGAGGCACGTTTgcacatccactaaaagtgcttgttttttgccATTGACATGTTTACATTGTTATTTTTAGTGTCTGACAACTTCTGGAAAGCATCCCTGCAAATactgacctttttgttaaagagtaagatcctttttgttgaaCCAGAAACTGCCTGTAAAATTGCCATCACCAATTCTACCAGACTCTATTTAAATaagcagtaattttagcgtgtatagagccagcatattttcacatttaagtgACTGAATTAAGggttttatttcaaccaaaccaaagTGGGTAATTGTTGGAACTGTAGAAAGACAAACCAGGATGGTTtttatgagttttattttattcctgttgactttgaatgaagtgtgttttatataaataaaattgctatttatttaaacagagtctggtggatttggcGGTagcaatttcagggctgtttctcgTTAAttaaaaggatcttactctttaaaaaaaggtctgtctctgtagggattctTTCCATAATGTCTCTCACATAATAATTGTCTGAACATGTcgatggcaaaaacaagcactttcagaGGATGCAAATTGTCAGTGTGaatattgcagcctgtttcacggtttccattagtcacttaaaaacaaaaaaaacatgggaaTTTGGAGTTAGACACTTATCAGTAAATGTCAGTAACACAATGTTGTCTGACCCTTAATCTTAactgtcagtggcaaaataaAGAGGAGGTTatacatgggaaaataggtaccaggttgaaaaatatcgaAGTTATTCTTTAAGTAGAAAAGCCACAG
The Epinephelus lanceolatus isolate andai-2023 chromosome 2, ASM4190304v1, whole genome shotgun sequence DNA segment above includes these coding regions:
- the tmed3 gene encoding transmembrane emp24 domain-containing protein 3; this translates as MLFLGLSCLLLHVCVVFGTELTFELPDNDKQCFYEELEQDVKFEIDFQVIAGGNYDVDCFVTDPFNNVLYNEKKKQYDSFSHTTAMKGVYKVCFSNEFSTFTHKTVYLEFRHGDEEPLMQNMNGPTALTQLESSCVSIHEILKVVADSQTWYRLREAHDRTKAEHLLERVTYWSIGETVLLFVIGIGQVMLLKSFFTDKKGSVAAST